The following coding sequences are from one Gadus macrocephalus chromosome 3, ASM3116895v1 window:
- the rasd4 gene encoding rasd family member 4, with the protein MSLTVKDKTRVRLVFLGAAGVGKTALIHRFLQDTFEVKHRRTVEELHSREYEVDTGVKIIVEILDTSGSYSFPAMRKLSIQSGDAFALVYAVDDPPSLEAVKSLRDEILEVKGDKEAAIVVVGNKTDREAERSVSHKETLATVELDWNHSYVEASAKQNANVLEVFRELLQQAHLPSRLSPALRRRRETIPKDRSVRPPMNKTNSCVVS; encoded by the coding sequence atgtCTCTTACTGTGAAGGACAAGACCCGGGTCAGACTGGTGTTCCTGGGGGCAGCCGGCGTGGGCAAGACGGCCCTGATCCACCGCTTCCTGCAGGACACCTTCGAGGTCAAGCACCGGCGcacggtggaggagctgcacaGCAGGGAATACGAGGTAGACACCGGCGTCAAGATCATCGTGGAGATCCTGGACACCAGCGGCAGCTACTCCTTCCCGGCCATGCGCAAGCTCTCCATCCAGAGCGGCGACGCCTTCGCGCTGGTCTACGCCGTGGACGACCCCCCGTCGCTGGAGGCCGTCAAGAGCCTGCGCGACGAGATCCTGGAGGTGAAGGGCGACAAAGAGGCAGCCATCGTGGTGGTGGGCAACAAGACGGACCGCGAAGCAGAGCGTAGCGTGTCTCACAAAGAGACGTTGGCCACGGTGGAGCTGGACTGGAACCATAGCTACGTGGAGGCGTCGGCCAAGCAGAACGCCAACGTGTTGGAGGTGTTCCgggagctgctgcagcaggcgCACCTGCCCAGCCGGCTGAGCCCCGCCCTGCGGCGCCGCAGGGAGACCATCCCCAAGGACCGCAGCGTCAGACCCCCCATGAACAAGACCAACAGCTGTGTGGTGTCCTGA